One Chryseobacterium sp. StRB126 genomic region harbors:
- a CDS encoding RagB/SusD family nutrient uptake outer membrane protein, whose protein sequence is MKFFNKIFLVSGISAMLLSCTGELDVQPEGTPTEASFWKTENDLITGANAMYKPLFDSEFYGRGLFWFINASDDMVTGRIRGEADNAKNFSSNYIAAGDLETQWNKRYNVIGVANRVIRNIDNIQTSAAIKNQYLGEALFMSSRMYFELASNYGNEKAGVPIIDRSKEPDPNPIPRAANVKMNYDYIVADLKKAAELLPSQAELPAKDYGRPHKAAAWALLAKVYLFMKDWNNAEYWANEVMTKGNRNLLSNYADVFKAENNFSTEYIWSVTSTPKFTGVGSILPGVMLENKGWGDYNGWGYFQPTKELYDEFEAGDLRRNVTILKEGDQFTFNGQVRTYSTSNSATKAQFNKYMDPFKYPLKSGHVNGNGDYPCTDLAVPIMRYAEVILMKAEALIMQGKPADTEINMIRKRAGLAPKTGCTLADLKHERRCELAGEWADRHRDLVRWGDAQATYAKSLHGMDGKEVWAPRSFNPAVHNVWAVPQAEIVNSHGVIKQNEGW, encoded by the coding sequence ATGAAATTTTTCAATAAAATATTTTTAGTATCAGGAATATCCGCCATGCTTTTGTCATGTACAGGAGAATTGGATGTTCAGCCGGAAGGAACACCCACAGAAGCCAGTTTTTGGAAAACAGAAAATGATTTGATTACTGGTGCTAATGCCATGTACAAACCTTTGTTTGATAGTGAGTTTTACGGAAGAGGGCTTTTCTGGTTCATCAATGCAAGTGATGATATGGTTACCGGAAGAATAAGAGGTGAAGCAGATAATGCTAAAAACTTCAGCAGTAACTATATTGCAGCAGGTGATCTTGAAACGCAGTGGAACAAAAGATACAATGTCATTGGAGTAGCTAACCGTGTAATCCGTAATATTGATAATATCCAGACTTCTGCGGCCATTAAAAATCAATATTTGGGAGAAGCTTTATTCATGAGCAGTAGAATGTATTTTGAGCTAGCCTCTAACTATGGTAATGAAAAAGCCGGAGTTCCCATTATAGACCGTTCCAAAGAACCGGATCCAAACCCAATTCCAAGAGCGGCAAATGTTAAGATGAATTACGACTATATCGTGGCCGATCTGAAAAAAGCAGCAGAATTATTGCCGAGTCAGGCAGAACTTCCCGCCAAAGATTATGGAAGGCCGCATAAAGCAGCTGCATGGGCATTGTTGGCTAAAGTATATCTGTTTATGAAAGACTGGAATAACGCAGAATACTGGGCTAATGAAGTGATGACAAAAGGCAATAGAAATCTTCTGAGTAATTATGCAGATGTTTTCAAGGCTGAAAATAACTTCAGTACAGAATATATCTGGTCTGTTACCAGTACTCCTAAGTTTACGGGGGTTGGAAGTATCCTTCCTGGAGTAATGCTTGAAAATAAAGGTTGGGGAGACTATAACGGCTGGGGGTATTTTCAGCCCACAAAAGAACTGTATGATGAGTTCGAAGCTGGAGATCTTAGGAGAAATGTAACCATTCTTAAAGAAGGTGATCAGTTTACCTTTAATGGACAGGTAAGAACGTATAGTACATCGAATTCAGCTACAAAAGCTCAGTTTAATAAATATATGGATCCTTTCAAATACCCATTGAAATCTGGGCATGTTAATGGAAATGGAGATTATCCTTGTACAGATCTTGCTGTTCCCATTATGCGTTATGCTGAGGTGATTCTTATGAAGGCTGAAGCTTTAATTATGCAGGGTAAGCCTGCAGATACGGAAATCAATATGATCAGAAAACGGGCAGGTTTAGCTCCTAAAACAGGATGTACACTGGCAGATCTGAAACATGAAAGACGTTGCGAACTTGCCGGTGAGTGGGCAGACAGACACAGAGATCTTGTTCGTTGGGGAGATGCACAGGCAACATATGCCAAGTCACTTCATGGGATGGATGGAAAAGAAGTTTGGGCACCAAGAAGCTTTAATCCGGCTGTTCATAATGTTTGGGCAGTTCCACAGGCTGAGATTGTGAACAGCCACGGTGTTATTAAACAAAATGAAGGTTGGTAA
- a CDS encoding SDR family oxidoreductase — MTIIITGTSSGIGFALAEYFGKKGHKVYGLSRKHTESQYFRSIPTDVTDNHAIQNAIAEVLKTETRIDVLINNAGMGMVGAVEDSTKEDILKLFSLNLAGPVQMMSAVLPTMREHKFGKIINVSSIGSEMGLPFRGFYSASKSALDKVTEAMRYEVYPWNIEVCSLHLGDIKTNIADNRVIAKVSQPYKNVFDKVYALMNSHVDEGTEPLEVAEYIEKLLGKNKWKAHYYFGKFGQKIGVPLKWILPQGTYENLMKKYNKLDKN, encoded by the coding sequence ATGACCATTATCATTACAGGAACCTCATCAGGAATTGGATTTGCTTTGGCCGAATACTTCGGTAAAAAAGGGCACAAAGTCTATGGTTTAAGCCGAAAACACACAGAAAGTCAATATTTCAGATCTATTCCAACTGATGTTACTGATAACCACGCAATTCAAAATGCTATTGCTGAGGTACTGAAAACAGAAACCAGAATTGATGTTCTTATCAATAATGCAGGAATGGGAATGGTAGGTGCTGTAGAAGATTCTACCAAAGAAGATATCCTTAAACTCTTCAGTCTTAATCTGGCTGGGCCTGTTCAGATGATGAGCGCAGTTCTTCCAACAATGAGAGAGCATAAGTTTGGAAAGATCATCAATGTTTCCAGTATCGGAAGTGAAATGGGACTGCCGTTCCGTGGATTTTACTCTGCATCGAAATCTGCTTTAGATAAAGTAACGGAAGCCATGAGGTATGAAGTGTATCCTTGGAATATTGAGGTATGTTCGCTGCATTTGGGTGATATTAAAACCAATATTGCAGACAACAGGGTAATTGCTAAAGTTTCCCAACCATATAAAAATGTTTTTGATAAAGTTTATGCTTTAATGAATTCCCATGTTGATGAGGGAACAGAGCCATTGGAAGTAGCAGAATACATTGAAAAACTTTTAGGAAAGAATAAATGGAAAGCTCATTATTATTTTGGTAAATTCGGGCAGAAAATCGGAGTTCCTTTGAAATGGATTCTTCCACAGGGAACTTATGAGAATTTAATGAAGAAATATAATAAACTGGATAAAAATTAG
- a CDS encoding type B 50S ribosomal protein L31 codes for MKNGIHPENYRLVVFKDMSNDEVFLCKSTAETKDTIEFEGQEYPLIKMEISSTSHPFYTGKVKLVDTAGRVDKFMNKYKKFAK; via the coding sequence ATGAAAAACGGAATCCACCCAGAAAATTATAGACTTGTTGTTTTCAAAGATATGAGTAACGACGAGGTGTTTCTTTGCAAATCTACTGCAGAAACAAAAGATACTATCGAGTTCGAAGGACAAGAGTATCCATTAATCAAAATGGAAATCTCTTCAACTTCTCACCCTTTCTACACTGGTAAAGTGAAATTAGTTGACACAGCAGGTAGAGTTGATAAGTTCATGAACAAATACAAAAAATTCGCTAAGTAA
- a CDS encoding phosphatidylinositol-specific phospholipase C, with protein MKYVKNFTLSIATATVFFSCSEGMVERDSNETGLTSVTKASYKMASAVPVEMNSWMAGLQDNISLSKISIPGTHDSGARIDTPVVTGTAKTQDLSIAEQLNAGVRFLDIRCRHIDNSFTIHHGAIYQNLNFDDVLNACYAFLENHPSETIIMSVKEEYDASNTTRSFESTFDSYIQKNPSKWDLGTNIPTLGEVRGKIRLLRRFSAGTAKGINATSWADNTTFEINNPGAQLKVQDYYKVTNNDDKWNGISNLFNDAKNSNSDRLFINFTSGYKPGIFGIPSIPNVSNAINPKLKTFFQSNTKGSYGIMPIDFVNAELAELIVKTNF; from the coding sequence ATGAAATACGTAAAAAACTTTACGCTGAGTATTGCCACCGCAACCGTTTTCTTTTCCTGTTCTGAAGGAATGGTAGAAAGAGATTCTAATGAAACAGGTCTTACATCTGTAACTAAAGCAAGTTATAAAATGGCATCTGCGGTTCCTGTTGAAATGAACAGCTGGATGGCTGGGTTACAGGATAATATTTCGCTTTCAAAAATCTCAATTCCCGGGACACATGATTCCGGAGCGCGTATAGATACCCCCGTAGTAACAGGTACAGCAAAAACACAAGATCTCAGTATTGCTGAACAGCTGAATGCAGGAGTTCGATTTCTGGATATCCGTTGCAGACATATTGATAATTCATTTACAATCCATCATGGTGCAATTTACCAGAATTTAAATTTTGATGACGTTTTGAATGCCTGTTATGCATTTCTTGAAAATCATCCGTCGGAAACCATCATCATGTCTGTAAAAGAAGAATATGACGCCTCCAATACAACAAGATCTTTCGAAAGTACTTTTGATTCTTATATTCAGAAAAATCCTTCAAAATGGGATCTTGGAACAAACATTCCAACGCTGGGAGAAGTAAGAGGAAAAATCAGATTATTGAGAAGATTTTCAGCTGGAACAGCTAAAGGAATTAATGCTACTTCATGGGCAGATAATACAACCTTTGAGATTAATAATCCGGGTGCTCAGCTTAAAGTTCAGGATTATTATAAGGTAACCAATAATGATGATAAATGGAATGGCATTTCCAATCTGTTTAATGATGCTAAAAACAGTAATAGCGACAGACTTTTCATCAATTTCACCAGTGGTTATAAACCGGGAATCTTCGGAATCCCAAGCATTCCTAACGTTTCCAATGCTATTAATCCGAAACTTAAAACATTCTTCCAAAGCAATACAAAAGGATCTTATGGAATCATGCCTATTGATTTTGTCAATGCGGAACTGGCGGAACTGATTGTAAAAACTAATTTTTAG
- a CDS encoding nucleotide pyrophosphohydrolase yields MEITQLQQQVDEWIKTIGVRYFNELTNMAMLTEEVGEVARIIARRYGEQSEKESDKNKDLGEELADVLFVTLCLANQTGVNLQDAFDRKMKIKTDRDKERHQNNEKLK; encoded by the coding sequence ATGGAAATTACTCAATTACAACAGCAGGTTGACGAATGGATCAAGACCATCGGTGTAAGATATTTTAATGAACTGACCAACATGGCTATGCTGACTGAAGAAGTGGGTGAAGTAGCCAGAATCATCGCCAGAAGATATGGCGAGCAGAGCGAAAAGGAAAGTGATAAAAATAAAGATCTTGGTGAAGAACTGGCCGATGTACTTTTTGTAACCTTATGCCTGGCTAACCAAACAGGAGTGAATCTACAAGATGCTTTTGACAGGAAAATGAAGATCAAAACAGACCGCGATAAGGAGCGGCATCAGAATAATGAAAAATTAAAATAA
- a CDS encoding alkaline phosphatase, whose translation MKLSKILGLLALAVFSENQAQNYLNYNVENAHSHNDYMQEIPFWQAYYANFGSIEADVFLVKGKLWVAHTEKELSADRTLENLYLDNISKQIKQNKGNIYKDTNKKLQLLIDIKQDYKTTLTALVNTLKKYPEITGNSGVKIVITGGRPQPGDFKNYPNYLYFDGDLSKDYSADQLKRIGMFSADLPELVKWNGKGIPRDEETEKIKKAVDKAHAQQKPMRFYGAPDFPNAWVNLMDMGVDYINTDHIPDLKKFMNTIPKNFYKNTKEYATYTPTYKTDGISKKVKNVILLIPDGTSLPQYYAAFTANKGKLNVFNMKSTGLSKTNSSNAYVTDSAPGSTAFATGVKTKNTFVGVDGAGKSIAQIPDIIAAKGLVSGLISTGDVTDATPADFYAHSDNRNSSEPILKDFAASKAKILIGGPTSGLTQDTEQKLKEAKVDIYHSLKSTEKSNNRTLIIDPLASQRITNGRGNWLADAFDLTLNDLKNNKKGFFMMVEASQTDGGGHSNNIEQLVTELLDFDHVVGKAMKFADENKETLVVVVGDHETGGLTLLDGSLKDGWVFGNFSTNDHTSIPSSVFAYGPNSKEFTGLFENTEIFNKIMAAYGIEK comes from the coding sequence ATGAAACTATCAAAAATATTGGGTTTGCTGGCCCTTGCTGTTTTTTCTGAAAATCAGGCACAAAATTATTTGAATTATAATGTAGAGAATGCCCATTCTCACAATGATTATATGCAGGAAATTCCTTTTTGGCAGGCCTATTATGCCAACTTTGGTTCCATTGAGGCAGATGTTTTTCTGGTGAAAGGTAAACTTTGGGTAGCCCATACAGAAAAGGAGCTTTCTGCAGACAGGACACTGGAAAATCTTTATCTGGACAATATTTCAAAACAGATAAAACAGAATAAAGGAAATATTTATAAGGATACAAACAAAAAGCTGCAGCTGTTGATCGATATTAAACAGGATTATAAAACAACGCTGACGGCATTGGTCAATACATTGAAAAAATATCCTGAAATTACGGGCAATTCAGGGGTGAAAATTGTAATTACGGGCGGAAGACCTCAGCCGGGTGATTTTAAAAACTATCCTAATTATCTTTATTTCGATGGAGATCTTAGCAAAGACTATTCTGCCGATCAGTTAAAAAGAATCGGAATGTTCAGCGCAGATTTACCGGAACTTGTAAAATGGAATGGAAAAGGTATTCCAAGAGATGAAGAAACAGAGAAAATTAAAAAAGCTGTAGATAAAGCCCATGCTCAACAAAAACCAATGCGTTTTTATGGCGCTCCTGACTTTCCTAATGCGTGGGTAAACCTGATGGACATGGGTGTGGATTATATTAATACCGATCATATTCCGGATCTTAAAAAATTCATGAATACCATTCCAAAGAATTTCTATAAAAATACTAAGGAATATGCGACTTACACACCAACGTATAAAACAGATGGTATCAGCAAAAAAGTAAAAAATGTAATCCTTTTGATTCCGGATGGTACTTCTTTACCACAATATTATGCTGCATTTACCGCCAATAAAGGAAAGCTGAATGTATTCAATATGAAGTCTACGGGATTATCCAAAACCAATTCGTCCAATGCTTATGTTACTGATTCAGCACCGGGATCTACTGCATTTGCAACAGGGGTGAAAACTAAAAATACATTTGTAGGTGTGGATGGTGCCGGTAAATCTATTGCGCAGATTCCTGATATTATTGCAGCCAAGGGGTTAGTTTCAGGATTAATTTCTACTGGTGATGTTACAGATGCAACTCCGGCAGATTTTTACGCTCATTCTGATAACAGAAACAGTTCTGAACCTATTCTGAAAGATTTTGCTGCTTCTAAAGCTAAAATCCTTATTGGTGGTCCTACCAGTGGATTAACACAGGATACAGAGCAGAAACTGAAAGAAGCAAAAGTAGATATTTATCATAGCCTGAAATCAACAGAAAAAAGTAACAACAGAACATTGATTATTGATCCTCTGGCTTCACAGAGAATAACCAACGGAAGAGGAAATTGGCTTGCTGATGCTTTCGATCTAACCTTAAATGATCTGAAAAATAATAAGAAAGGATTTTTTATGATGGTGGAAGCTTCCCAAACCGATGGTGGCGGACACAGTAACAATATAGAACAATTGGTTACCGAATTGCTGGATTTCGATCATGTGGTTGGAAAAGCTATGAAGTTTGCGGATGAAAACAAAGAAACGTTGGTAGTAGTTGTAGGAGATCACGAAACCGGAGGTTTAACCCTTTTGGATGGAAGCCTGAAAGACGGTTGGGTATTCGGAAATTTCAGTACCAACGATCATACTTCTATTCCTTCAAGTGTTTTTGCCTATGGTCCGAATTCCAAAGAATTTACAGGATTATTTGAAAATACAGAAATTTTCAACAAAATTATGGCAGCTTACGGCATTGAAAAATAG
- a CDS encoding SusC/RagA family TonB-linked outer membrane protein, giving the protein MNVFKIPVSVTYLTGRVLLIGAISASPMFLSQKKDSLKEKSIDEIVVVGYGTQKKSKVSGAVTEASLDKLTSRSLSGVGEVLQGKAPGVTVVNEGGDPNGSPKVNIRGLGGINGETPLYVVDGVVFNGTPSINPNDIQDISVLKDASAAIYGARSSGGVILITTKRGKKGSLSVDFDVKYGINQAWRLKESLNAAEFQDVMYQAFSNADKLGNLPKAFNPALYPEGRVTKTDWMKEIFRTGTIQEYNMNLSGGNEKSRYFVGMNHRNLEGILLNTQAKRYNFRVNSEHKVKDWLTIGENMYYNYSDGNTADTKSGYTGALVAALYYPPNVSVYTPSGAFSGLPIDVAGGYGDMINPVAYLKRINLRNPTHEILINPYAEITLAKDLKFRSNFSQTFNLGNVKNFTYRVLEIGKIFDANNLEYQSNNSSTALAEQLLTYKVAAGKHNFDFLGGFTFQKTIEEGFLARSYDFRSEAEVFQHLQNAADTNKEVSSYKYKQALVSYLARVNYDYAGKYIVSVLGRRDGSSLVAKQNRFANYYALSGAWVVSKENFMQNIAWLSSLKLRGSYGILGNLGGISPQAVNPLMTRDNNIVFGQDPSQNIAYYATTRPNPDLKWGKSEQTNFGVDASFLHNSLSLQFDYFVKNSKDQIFKVNLPSTSTYNNQYVNAGLFQDKGYELGINYNSKKSGDFTYSIGATFSQLKNTVKQLADVDEIFINDNGVRGVLKPTRVKIGDPLYSFYGYKTDGIFQSEAEIKNYKDANGQLIQPNAKPGDIKFLKKEGNTGALNNNDFVNLGSPYPKFSYGFSYNMTWKNFDLNVFFQGVYGNKIFNGLKFISLNPGGTGQNYNMERDILNAWTPQNTNTNIPRLAQGDPSGNYSKVSDFYVEDGSYLRLKNLTIGYSLPQELYRKLDVNKVRIYLTTNNLFTITKYTGFDPEVGMNSYGVDTGRYPQARSFIFGVEVGL; this is encoded by the coding sequence ATGAATGTATTTAAAATCCCTGTCTCAGTAACATACTTAACGGGTAGGGTATTACTTATTGGTGCAATTTCAGCTTCACCGATGTTCCTCTCTCAAAAAAAAGACAGTTTAAAAGAAAAATCCATTGACGAGATTGTTGTTGTTGGATACGGAACACAAAAGAAAAGCAAGGTTTCCGGTGCTGTTACGGAGGCTTCATTGGATAAACTTACTTCCAGGTCTTTATCCGGAGTAGGAGAAGTTCTTCAGGGAAAAGCTCCCGGAGTGACGGTTGTGAATGAAGGTGGGGACCCTAATGGCTCACCTAAAGTAAATATCCGTGGTTTGGGAGGGATTAATGGTGAAACTCCTCTGTATGTGGTGGATGGAGTAGTTTTTAACGGAACACCATCTATTAATCCTAATGATATTCAGGACATCTCTGTTCTTAAAGATGCTTCTGCAGCCATTTATGGAGCAAGATCTTCAGGAGGTGTTATTCTTATTACCACTAAAAGAGGGAAAAAAGGAAGTCTTAGTGTAGATTTTGATGTAAAATACGGAATTAACCAGGCATGGAGACTGAAAGAATCTTTAAATGCTGCAGAATTTCAGGATGTCATGTATCAGGCATTTAGCAATGCAGACAAACTTGGCAATTTGCCAAAAGCTTTCAACCCTGCTTTATATCCGGAAGGAAGAGTTACCAAGACAGACTGGATGAAGGAAATCTTCAGAACAGGAACCATTCAGGAATACAATATGAACCTTAGTGGCGGAAATGAGAAGTCCCGATACTTTGTAGGGATGAATCACAGAAACCTTGAAGGTATTCTTTTAAATACACAGGCAAAACGATATAACTTCAGAGTTAATTCTGAACATAAAGTAAAAGATTGGTTAACCATCGGGGAAAATATGTATTATAACTACTCAGATGGAAATACCGCAGATACCAAGAGTGGTTACACCGGGGCTTTAGTAGCAGCTTTGTATTATCCACCAAATGTATCTGTGTATACACCGTCAGGAGCTTTTTCAGGATTACCGATTGATGTGGCAGGTGGATACGGAGATATGATTAACCCGGTTGCTTATCTTAAAAGAATCAACTTGAGAAATCCTACTCATGAGATTTTGATTAATCCTTATGCAGAGATTACTTTAGCAAAAGACTTAAAATTCAGATCTAACTTTTCACAAACCTTTAATCTTGGAAATGTAAAGAACTTTACATACAGGGTTCTTGAGATTGGAAAAATCTTTGATGCCAATAATCTGGAATATCAATCCAACAATTCATCCACTGCTTTGGCAGAACAGCTCTTAACTTATAAAGTTGCTGCGGGTAAGCATAATTTTGACTTCCTTGGTGGTTTTACTTTCCAGAAAACAATTGAAGAAGGATTCCTGGCAAGGTCATATGATTTCAGAAGTGAGGCAGAAGTTTTCCAACATCTGCAGAATGCAGCAGATACCAATAAGGAAGTTTCCAGTTATAAATACAAACAGGCTTTGGTATCTTATCTGGCGAGAGTAAACTATGACTATGCCGGAAAATATATTGTGAGCGTATTGGGAAGAAGAGACGGATCTTCTCTGGTAGCCAAGCAGAATCGTTTTGCGAACTATTATGCCCTTTCCGGAGCATGGGTAGTTTCTAAAGAAAACTTTATGCAGAATATTGCATGGCTTTCAAGCCTAAAGCTAAGAGGAAGCTACGGTATTTTGGGGAATCTGGGAGGTATTTCTCCACAAGCAGTAAACCCGTTAATGACCAGAGATAACAATATTGTTTTCGGGCAGGATCCTTCTCAGAATATTGCCTATTATGCTACCACACGTCCTAATCCGGATCTGAAATGGGGGAAATCTGAGCAAACGAACTTTGGGGTAGATGCTTCATTCCTCCACAACAGCCTTTCTTTACAGTTCGATTACTTTGTGAAAAATTCCAAAGATCAGATCTTTAAAGTAAACTTACCAAGTACATCCACTTATAATAATCAGTATGTAAATGCTGGATTATTTCAGGATAAAGGATATGAATTAGGAATCAATTATAACAGCAAAAAGTCCGGAGATTTCACCTATTCTATTGGAGCTACTTTTAGTCAACTAAAAAACACGGTGAAGCAGTTGGCGGATGTAGATGAAATATTTATCAACGATAATGGAGTGAGAGGAGTGCTGAAACCGACTCGTGTAAAAATTGGAGATCCTCTTTATTCTTTCTATGGGTATAAAACAGACGGAATATTCCAGTCTGAAGCAGAAATTAAAAACTATAAAGATGCAAATGGCCAGCTTATCCAGCCTAATGCTAAGCCCGGAGATATTAAATTCCTGAAAAAAGAAGGAAATACGGGAGCTCTTAATAACAATGATTTTGTAAATCTGGGAAGCCCATATCCCAAGTTCTCTTATGGATTCTCTTATAATATGACGTGGAAGAACTTTGATCTGAATGTATTCTTCCAAGGGGTATACGGAAATAAGATTTTCAACGGATTGAAGTTTATCTCTCTGAATCCGGGAGGGACAGGGCAGAACTACAATATGGAAAGAGATATTCTTAATGCATGGACGCCGCAAAACACCAATACCAATATTCCAAGACTGGCACAGGGAGATCCAAGTGGTAACTATTCTAAAGTATCAGACTTCTACGTAGAAGATGGTTCTTATTTACGACTTAAAAACCTTACTATCGGGTATTCATTACCACAGGAACTTTACAGGAAACTGGATGTGAATAAAGTGAGAATTTATCTCACCACTAATAACTTATTCACCATTACAAAATATACAGGTTTTGATCCTGAAGTAGGAATGAATTCTTATGGCGTAGATACAGGTAGATATCCTCAGGCCCGTTCATTCATATTCGGAGTGGAAGTAGGATTATAA
- a CDS encoding 3-phosphoshikimate 1-carboxyvinyltransferase, protein MKKLEKSKLIGNKTVQISGSKSISNRLLILESLFSNIKIGNLSNSQDTQLLKKALSEVTDVVDIHHAGTAMRFLTSYYSIQEGKTTILTGSGRMKERPIKNLVSALKDLGVEIEYLENEGFPPLKITGKKITQTSVNVPANISSQFITSLLLIAGKLENGLEINLVGEVTSRSYIEMTLDILTRFGINNSFEGNTIKVEPFRPNHESSAKSYEVESDWSSASYFYSICALGRETIHLKSFYQESTQGDSAIAKIYEDFFGIKTTYSESEHQLTLEPQPDFSFPEKIILDMNNCPDIAQTLCVTAAALKIPFEISGLGTLRVKETDRLQALYNELKKLGTETEIKDLTINSVSFGEPEEHISIKTYQDHRMAMSFAPYCLIGELYIEDENVVEKSYPMFWEDLASIMTK, encoded by the coding sequence ATGAAGAAGCTAGAAAAATCAAAATTAATCGGAAATAAAACAGTACAGATCAGCGGTTCGAAAAGTATTTCGAATCGTTTATTGATTCTGGAAAGCTTGTTTAGCAATATAAAAATCGGGAATTTATCCAATTCTCAGGATACTCAACTGCTGAAAAAGGCATTGTCTGAGGTTACAGATGTGGTAGACATTCACCATGCGGGAACAGCTATGCGTTTTCTTACCTCCTACTACTCTATTCAGGAAGGAAAAACAACTATTCTTACCGGATCAGGGAGAATGAAGGAGAGACCAATTAAAAATTTGGTGAGTGCTTTGAAGGATCTTGGCGTTGAGATTGAATATTTGGAGAATGAAGGTTTTCCTCCTTTAAAAATTACAGGAAAGAAGATTACCCAGACTTCTGTAAATGTTCCGGCGAATATTTCCAGCCAGTTTATTACTTCCCTGCTTCTTATTGCAGGAAAACTTGAAAATGGTTTAGAGATTAACCTTGTGGGTGAAGTTACATCAAGATCTTATATTGAAATGACGCTTGATATTCTGACAAGATTTGGAATTAATAACAGCTTTGAAGGCAATACCATTAAAGTAGAACCATTCAGGCCAAATCATGAATCTTCTGCAAAGAGCTATGAAGTGGAAAGTGATTGGAGCTCTGCTTCTTACTTCTACTCAATCTGTGCATTGGGAAGAGAAACCATTCATCTGAAAAGCTTTTACCAAGAGTCTACTCAAGGAGATTCAGCCATTGCAAAAATTTATGAGGATTTCTTCGGAATTAAAACTACCTACTCTGAATCTGAACATCAACTGACTTTGGAACCTCAGCCTGATTTTTCTTTCCCTGAAAAGATTATCCTAGATATGAATAACTGTCCGGATATTGCACAAACACTTTGTGTAACGGCTGCAGCATTAAAGATCCCTTTTGAAATTTCAGGATTGGGAACATTAAGAGTAAAGGAAACGGATAGACTCCAGGCTTTATATAATGAACTTAAAAAATTGGGTACTGAAACTGAAATCAAGGATTTAACCATTAATTCTGTGAGTTTCGGAGAACCGGAAGAGCATATTTCAATCAAAACATATCAGGATCACAGAATGGCCATGAGCTTTGCTCCTTACTGCCTGATTGGAGAGCTTTATATTGAAGATGAAAATGTAGTAGAAAAATCTTACCCAATGTTCTGGGAAGATCTTGCCAGTATAATGACGAAATAA